The Hyphomicrobium sp. MC1 genome window below encodes:
- a CDS encoding HPr family phosphocarrier protein — translation MPELANSLKPEAIVIIRNVKGLHARASAKFVKLAESFDAAVTVTHHGNSVGGTSIMGLMMLAAGPGSELHIVAEGPQGPEALQALVHLVEAGFDEECIGDA, via the coding sequence ATGCCCGAACTGGCCAATAGCCTGAAACCGGAAGCCATAGTCATCATCCGCAACGTCAAAGGCTTGCACGCCCGCGCGTCGGCAAAATTCGTGAAGCTGGCGGAAAGCTTCGACGCCGCTGTCACGGTTACCCATCACGGCAATTCAGTCGGAGGCACGTCCATCATGGGCCTGATGATGCTTGCCGCTGGACCCGGATCTGAGTTGCACATCGTCGCCGAAGGCCCGCAAGGACCGGAAGCGCTTCAGGCCTTGGTCCACCTCGTCGAAGCCGGTTTCGACGAAGAATGCATCGGCGACGCTTGA
- a CDS encoding PTS sugar transporter subunit IIA, with product MIGLVIVTHGGLAQEFRNALEHVVGKQEALETIAIGPDDDMEARRLEILNAVQSVDNGKGVIILTDMFGGTPSNLAISVMDETKAEVIAGISLPILVKLASIRAETPLDQAVIMARDAGKKYIKVASQELSGG from the coding sequence ATGATCGGACTTGTCATCGTCACGCATGGCGGGCTTGCGCAAGAATTTCGCAATGCGCTTGAGCACGTCGTCGGAAAACAAGAAGCGCTCGAAACGATCGCGATCGGACCGGACGACGACATGGAAGCGCGTCGTCTCGAAATTCTGAATGCCGTGCAGAGCGTCGATAACGGCAAAGGCGTCATCATCCTGACGGATATGTTTGGCGGAACGCCTTCTAATCTTGCCATCTCGGTGATGGATGAGACGAAGGCCGAAGTGATCGCCGGCATAAGCCTGCCGATCCTTGTGAAGCTTGCGAGCATTCGCGCCGAGACACCTCTTGACCAAGCTGTCATTATGGCCCGCGACGCCGGCAAGAAATACATCAAAGTTGCGAGCCAAGAACTCTCTGGCGGTTAA
- a CDS encoding HPr kinase/phosphorylase, whose translation MSGEVERVHGTAIALGSRAALIRGASRAGKSDLAFRCLGLGISGLIRDTVKLVADDQVLLKQQGPDIVASAPAPLRGKLEVRGLGILEVDAIAQANLVLVADLVSDGSIERYPDPWPEIRILGLEIPLLHLYPFESSSALKLVTAITMAPRSRFAP comes from the coding sequence TTGTCTGGCGAAGTTGAGCGCGTTCACGGCACAGCGATCGCCCTCGGCAGCCGCGCCGCGCTCATTCGCGGAGCATCCAGGGCCGGAAAGTCCGACCTCGCGTTCCGCTGCCTCGGGCTCGGCATCTCCGGCCTCATTCGCGACACCGTAAAGCTCGTCGCCGACGACCAGGTCCTACTAAAGCAGCAAGGCCCTGACATCGTCGCCAGTGCGCCCGCGCCCCTACGCGGTAAACTTGAAGTGCGCGGCCTCGGCATCCTGGAGGTTGACGCCATCGCGCAAGCAAATCTCGTCCTCGTCGCAGACCTCGTCAGCGACGGCAGCATCGAGAGATATCCTGATCCTTGGCCCGAAATCCGCATTTTAGGGCTCGAAATTCCGCTCCTCCACCTATATCCATTTGAGAGTTCGAGCGCCCTTAAGCTTGTGACAGCAATCACGATGGCGCCCCGGTCACGTTTTGCGCCGTAA
- a CDS encoding stimulus-sensing domain-containing protein has protein sequence MALDSNDISTAAALESPAGEIAAPETAKSRPKFDARAFAARAATATGSWLAKGWIARVIGKNLRRRILLANLLGLAGLLFAMLYLSLHHGWLLDAKVDVVKTVSRITAEAIAYRAVNERAIFDPNRIPDKAPLRAQRDDAFAALELPIDPHQAAIILRKLVGPADLKARIYSAKGTLILNGDALFSNSNDKPDPPPDANDPTPRLKNFWTRLHYWVINKELKVYRELGTANGFLYPEVRNAAINGIETPILLLNRHGQQIVSMAEPIKRGNKILGVLLISTNPGDIDDILWDERWLILQIAAMALVVSVGSSLVLERTVAGPMRRLSDAANRVTQNISAREQLPDMTGRRDEVGQTGRAFVSMTNALYRRIEASEKFAADVAHELKNPLAAARSTAEALAYAKSDTDRTELVQEIQAELKRLNRLINDISSTSRLDAELARQEMQPIDIRVVLENINALFTDMLADDSRKLRLFIEPGGPASYTVRGNDSRLGQVFTNLIDNALSFSPEGTMVTVRARPNSANVEITVEDEGPGIPSNKLGQIFDRFYSDRPLTDAKRGKNSGLGLSISREIIASHNGEIFAENRSKDDPQLRKGARFTVRLPLSPIVGVGLVWRS, from the coding sequence ATGGCACTAGACAGCAACGACATCTCGACAGCGGCAGCGCTTGAAAGCCCCGCGGGCGAGATCGCTGCGCCTGAAACGGCTAAATCGCGGCCTAAGTTTGATGCACGCGCCTTCGCGGCGCGTGCTGCGACGGCTACGGGTAGCTGGCTGGCGAAAGGTTGGATTGCGCGCGTCATCGGGAAAAACCTGCGACGCCGCATTCTTCTTGCGAACCTGCTCGGCCTCGCCGGGCTTTTGTTCGCGATGCTCTACTTGAGTCTCCATCACGGCTGGCTGCTCGACGCCAAGGTTGACGTCGTCAAAACTGTTTCGCGCATCACCGCCGAAGCCATCGCCTACCGCGCCGTCAACGAGCGCGCGATTTTTGATCCCAACCGCATTCCGGACAAGGCGCCGTTGCGCGCCCAGCGCGATGATGCGTTCGCAGCCCTTGAACTGCCGATCGACCCGCATCAGGCGGCGATCATTCTGAGAAAGCTTGTCGGCCCCGCCGATCTCAAAGCACGTATCTATTCGGCCAAGGGCACACTGATCCTCAACGGCGACGCGCTGTTCTCCAACAGCAACGACAAGCCGGACCCGCCACCTGACGCCAACGACCCGACACCGCGCCTGAAGAATTTCTGGACGCGTCTGCATTATTGGGTGATCAACAAGGAATTGAAGGTCTACCGCGAACTCGGCACCGCCAACGGCTTCCTCTATCCGGAAGTCCGCAATGCTGCGATCAATGGTATCGAAACGCCCATTCTGCTGCTCAATCGCCACGGACAGCAAATCGTCTCGATGGCCGAGCCGATCAAGCGCGGAAACAAAATCCTCGGCGTTTTGCTAATTTCGACGAACCCCGGCGATATTGACGACATCCTCTGGGACGAGCGCTGGCTGATCTTGCAGATCGCCGCGATGGCGCTCGTGGTTTCCGTCGGAAGCTCGCTCGTACTCGAACGAACGGTCGCTGGCCCCATGCGCAGGCTTTCCGATGCCGCCAACCGCGTGACGCAGAACATCTCCGCCCGCGAGCAGTTGCCTGACATGACGGGCCGCCGCGACGAAGTCGGGCAGACCGGTCGCGCCTTCGTCTCCATGACGAACGCGCTCTACCGGCGCATCGAAGCCAGCGAGAAGTTCGCGGCCGACGTCGCGCATGAACTGAAAAACCCGCTGGCTGCCGCCCGCTCGACGGCCGAAGCCTTGGCTTACGCGAAGTCCGATACTGATCGCACCGAGCTGGTCCAAGAGATCCAGGCCGAGCTGAAACGCCTGAACCGCCTCATCAACGACATTTCCAGCACCTCGCGTCTCGATGCCGAGTTGGCTCGCCAGGAAATGCAGCCGATCGACATTCGGGTCGTGCTCGAAAACATCAACGCGCTTTTCACCGACATGCTCGCCGACGACAGCCGAAAATTGCGGCTGTTCATCGAACCCGGCGGCCCGGCGTCCTATACGGTCCGCGGCAACGACAGCCGCCTCGGCCAGGTTTTCACGAACCTGATCGACAACGCCCTATCCTTCTCGCCGGAAGGCACGATGGTGACGGTGCGTGCCCGGCCCAACAGCGCCAATGTCGAAATCACCGTCGAAGACGAGGGACCCGGCATTCCCTCCAACAAGCTCGGACAAATCTTCGATCGCTTCTACAGCGACCGGCCCCTGACCGACGCCAAGCGCGGAAAAAATTCCGGACTTGGGCTTTCGATTTCGCGCGAGATCATCGCCAGCCATAACGGCGAAATCTTCGCCGAGAACCGCAGCAAGGACGACCCTCAGTTGCGTAAGGGCGCGCGCTTTACCGTTCGCCTCCCGCTATCTCCCATTGTTGGAGTCGGGCTTGTCTGGCGAAGTTGA
- a CDS encoding response regulator transcription factor, which produces MKEKSTIALVDDERNILTSLRMALEAEGYKVRTYGDGVSALEALTEEPADLGIFDIKMPRMDGMELLRRVRQQSAMPVIFLTSKDEEIDELFGLKMGADDYIAKPFSQRLIVERVKAVLRRVSPKDGTTTEDEAKRVLERGKLKLDPERHTCHWDSKAVTLTVTEFLILQALATRPGVVKTRDALMDAAYDDQVYVDDRTIDSHIKRLRKKFKQVDDDFDVIETLYGVGYRFKE; this is translated from the coding sequence ATGAAGGAAAAGAGCACCATCGCACTCGTCGACGACGAGCGGAACATCCTGACCTCGTTGCGGATGGCGTTGGAGGCCGAGGGATACAAGGTTCGCACTTACGGTGACGGTGTTTCAGCACTCGAAGCCCTGACGGAAGAGCCCGCCGACCTTGGCATTTTCGACATCAAGATGCCGCGCATGGACGGCATGGAATTGCTGCGCCGGGTGCGCCAGCAATCCGCGATGCCCGTCATTTTCCTGACCTCCAAGGACGAGGAAATCGACGAGCTGTTTGGCCTCAAGATGGGCGCCGACGATTACATCGCGAAGCCATTTTCGCAGCGCCTCATCGTCGAACGCGTGAAGGCCGTGCTCCGTCGTGTTTCGCCCAAGGACGGCACGACCACCGAAGATGAAGCCAAGCGCGTGCTGGAGCGCGGCAAACTGAAACTCGATCCCGAGCGTCATACTTGCCACTGGGATAGCAAGGCCGTCACACTGACGGTCACGGAATTTCTGATCCTGCAGGCGCTGGCAACGCGCCCCGGCGTCGTCAAGACGCGCGACGCATTGATGGATGCTGCCTACGACGATCAGGTGTATGTGGACGACCGGACGATCGACAGTCACATCAAGCGGCTTCGCAAGAAGTTCAAGCAGGTCGATGACGACTTTGACGTGATCGAAACACTTTATGGCGTCGGCTATCGCTTCAAGGAGTAA
- a CDS encoding phosphoenolpyruvate carboxykinase — translation MTELFPTLPSQKVRRNLREAELMEFIIRRGEGRLAASGAVGVETGQHTGRSAEDKYIVRDDQTDDAIWWDNAKEMSEEQFDRLLADFVGFARHKELFVQDLYAGADAEHRLNTRVVTEHAWQSLFIRHLLRRPEASELENFLPEFTVVDLPSFRAAPLYHGTRSETVIACNFTKRIVLIGGTSYAGEIKKSVFSYLNYLLPQKNVMPMHCSANVGKDGNSAVFFGLSGTGKTTLSADPSRELLGDDEHGWSEKGIFNFEGGCYAKTIRLSQAAEPQIWAASNRFATVLENVVIDPETRIPDFDDNRLAENSRSAYPLDAIANASPTGTAGHPKNIVMLTADAFGVLPPIAKLTPSQAMYHFLSGFTAKVAGTEKGMGSEPKPTFSTCFGAPFMPRHPSVYGNLLRQLIAEHGVDCWLVNTGWTGGKYGEGSRMPIKVTRGLLNAALSGTLKEQPMRVDPVFGFAVPVAMDGIDQKLLNPRQTWADPKAYDAMASKLAQMFHDNFAKFAAYVDAEVMKASPVVQPGIAAE, via the coding sequence ATGACCGAGCTGTTTCCCACACTGCCCTCTCAGAAGGTTCGTCGCAATCTCCGCGAGGCCGAGTTGATGGAATTCATCATTCGGCGCGGCGAGGGCCGGCTTGCCGCGAGCGGCGCCGTCGGCGTCGAGACTGGGCAGCACACGGGCCGCTCGGCAGAAGATAAATATATCGTTCGCGACGATCAGACCGATGACGCGATCTGGTGGGACAACGCGAAGGAAATGTCGGAAGAGCAATTCGACCGCCTGCTTGCCGATTTCGTCGGCTTTGCGCGTCACAAGGAACTCTTCGTCCAGGATCTTTATGCCGGCGCCGACGCCGAGCACCGGCTCAACACGCGCGTCGTGACCGAGCACGCCTGGCAATCGCTGTTTATTCGCCATCTGCTTCGGCGGCCTGAAGCGAGCGAGCTTGAGAACTTCCTGCCTGAGTTCACGGTCGTCGATCTGCCGAGCTTTCGCGCCGCGCCGCTCTATCACGGTACGCGGAGCGAAACGGTCATCGCCTGTAACTTCACGAAGCGCATTGTTTTGATTGGCGGCACAAGCTACGCGGGCGAGATCAAGAAGAGCGTGTTCTCGTATCTGAATTATTTGCTGCCGCAGAAGAACGTCATGCCGATGCACTGCTCGGCGAATGTGGGCAAGGACGGCAATTCAGCGGTGTTCTTCGGTTTGTCGGGAACGGGTAAGACGACATTGTCGGCCGATCCGTCGCGGGAGCTTCTCGGTGACGACGAGCATGGTTGGTCGGAAAAGGGCATCTTCAATTTCGAGGGCGGATGCTACGCGAAGACGATCCGGTTGTCGCAGGCCGCCGAGCCGCAGATCTGGGCGGCGTCCAACCGCTTCGCCACGGTTCTTGAAAACGTCGTGATTGATCCGGAGACGCGCATTCCGGATTTTGACGACAATCGCTTGGCTGAGAATTCTCGCTCGGCCTATCCCTTGGATGCCATCGCCAACGCAAGCCCGACAGGGACGGCCGGACATCCAAAGAACATCGTGATGCTGACGGCCGATGCGTTCGGCGTGCTGCCGCCGATTGCGAAGCTGACGCCGAGTCAGGCGATGTATCATTTCCTTTCAGGCTTCACGGCGAAGGTTGCGGGCACGGAGAAGGGCATGGGCTCGGAGCCGAAGCCGACCTTCTCAACGTGCTTTGGTGCGCCATTCATGCCGCGCCATCCGAGTGTCTACGGCAACCTGCTGCGTCAGCTCATTGCTGAACATGGCGTCGATTGCTGGCTCGTCAACACGGGCTGGACCGGCGGCAAGTACGGAGAGGGTTCACGCATGCCGATCAAGGTGACGCGCGGCCTGCTCAATGCGGCGCTTTCCGGCACGTTGAAAGAACAGCCGATGCGGGTCGATCCGGTGTTCGGTTTCGCTGTCCCGGTGGCGATGGACGGGATCGATCAGAAGCTCCTCAATCCGCGCCAGACGTGGGCCGATCCGAAAGCCTACGATGCCATGGCGTCTAAGCTCGCACAGATGTTCCACGATAACTTCGCGAAGTTTGCGGCTTACGTCGACGCCGAGGTCATGAAGGCAAGCCCCGTCGTGCAGCCGGGTATCGCGGCGGAATAA
- a CDS encoding dienelactone hydrolase family protein: MGTRIPFTRPDGKTAEGYLSLAGTANAPGVVVIQEWWGLQEQIKGLCDRFALLGYDALAPDLYAGTVIPYHDSEGALREMQSLNFLDACDQVVRGAAQFLLKSSPQVAVAGFCMGGAVTVLAACRVPEFAAAVSFYGLPPDAVAKPADVKIPLQGHFANSDDFVTPENVNAFEAGLKAAGKAFEFYRYDASHAFMNEQRSVHDRHCAELAWERTSAFLKQKLG, encoded by the coding sequence ATGGGCACCCGTATTCCTTTCACACGTCCCGACGGCAAGACGGCCGAGGGTTACCTTTCGCTCGCAGGCACCGCGAATGCGCCGGGCGTTGTCGTCATCCAGGAATGGTGGGGACTGCAGGAACAGATCAAGGGTCTGTGCGATCGCTTTGCGCTTCTCGGTTACGATGCGTTAGCGCCGGACCTTTATGCCGGAACCGTTATTCCCTATCACGATAGCGAAGGCGCTTTGCGCGAGATGCAGTCGCTGAACTTCCTCGACGCATGCGATCAGGTTGTGCGCGGCGCAGCGCAGTTTCTGTTGAAGTCGAGCCCACAGGTTGCGGTGGCGGGGTTCTGCATGGGCGGTGCCGTTACGGTGCTGGCGGCGTGCCGCGTTCCGGAGTTTGCCGCGGCGGTTTCGTTCTATGGCCTGCCGCCGGATGCGGTCGCGAAGCCAGCGGATGTGAAAATTCCGCTGCAGGGGCATTTTGCAAACAGCGATGATTTCGTGACGCCTGAGAACGTCAATGCGTTCGAGGCGGGGTTGAAGGCGGCTGGCAAGGCGTTCGAGTTCTACCGCTATGATGCAAGCCACGCGTTCATGAACGAGCAGCGCTCCGTTCATGATCGTCACTGTGCCGAGCTTGCGTGGGAGCGCACGAGCGCATTTCTGAAGCAGAAGCTCGGGTAG
- the pyrE gene encoding orotate phosphoribosyltransferase, translated as MPGKSADRATRRARLIELIKSRSFQEGPEFKLASGKTSTFYFNMKPTMLDSEGAYLVASLILDQLEGTDVDLIGGLEMGAVPIASSVAAVAFTEGRKLPAFFVRKQVKEHGTQALVEGLAKGESMAGKKIVVVEDVTTTGGSALKAADALKAAGADIVRVITIVDRLDGAAETFATAGLNFEPLLTLADFKK; from the coding sequence ATGCCAGGAAAATCGGCCGACCGCGCCACCCGCCGGGCGCGACTTATCGAGCTCATTAAGTCGCGGTCCTTCCAGGAGGGGCCGGAATTCAAGCTCGCGTCAGGTAAAACATCGACTTTTTACTTTAATATGAAACCGACGATGCTCGATAGCGAAGGGGCCTATCTGGTCGCATCGCTGATCCTCGATCAGCTCGAAGGTACTGACGTCGACCTCATTGGCGGCCTGGAAATGGGTGCTGTGCCGATTGCATCGAGCGTGGCGGCCGTTGCTTTTACCGAAGGGCGAAAGCTGCCCGCATTCTTCGTGCGCAAGCAGGTCAAGGAACACGGCACGCAAGCTCTGGTCGAGGGACTGGCGAAGGGCGAAAGCATGGCCGGCAAGAAAATCGTCGTCGTCGAAGACGTCACGACGACCGGCGGCTCGGCCTTGAAAGCGGCTGACGCCTTGAAAGCGGCCGGCGCCGACATCGTGCGCGTCATCACCATCGTCGACCGCTTGGACGGCGCAGCCGAAACCTTCGCCACCGCCGGCCTGAATTTCGAACCGCTGCTAACGCTGGCTGATTTCAAGAAGTAA
- a CDS encoding glycosyltransferase family 39 protein, with protein MSSFEGAEAVDRQRTMWTWWATLTERPWLPSLALLALCAVVYLPGLVRLPPVDRTEIIWSETTRAMVDRGDWTSPRFGDVVHQYRPIGTFWAQGAARWLAGPAHDRDITVYRIPSFLAVTLAVLALFWLARGLVGAETALIASALFAVAPLTVLVSQLAIAEGLSLLPATVAMLALARIYTNEEEPIGTALLFWVAVGIGILINALLVPILVLATLIALYVFDRELSWLKRLRPVLGVPIALVLGAPWLLVRAHQDGVAFSGLSWREFLAALGGAQDMKLRAFPGTFVLALLLGFIPGTMLLGTAVKRFWAEREQQRLPRFLLAWVIGYLIYLEALSSKPGTYMVQTMFPALALAVAMVVTSERGDGKQPEWSGFWIWPTALAALPLAIFAAIYAFVGELPGLVAMVLIAIIASLFIWTGQLGREGHLRRWAAVGVSALGLFGVTLLGVVLPSIDRIWPAQMIATAIAACPKQDAVMIGYREPSGRFLLDIPPDRQTPDALAERFAANTPTLSIVEDRWAKRTNWALQSKSQERLAQPTGCVSAYNVMRGCPLYFRIYSPNPAEPCTMPAAFSCSEKTAPIGFEKSGDCD; from the coding sequence ATGTCAAGTTTCGAGGGGGCAGAGGCAGTGGATCGCCAGCGCACGATGTGGACCTGGTGGGCGACTTTGACGGAGCGACCGTGGTTGCCGTCACTGGCGCTTCTGGCGCTGTGTGCCGTCGTCTATTTGCCGGGTCTCGTGCGCCTGCCGCCCGTCGATCGCACGGAAATCATTTGGTCGGAGACGACCCGGGCAATGGTCGACCGCGGCGACTGGACGAGCCCGCGGTTTGGCGACGTCGTGCACCAATATCGCCCGATCGGCACGTTCTGGGCACAAGGTGCGGCGCGATGGCTGGCGGGACCAGCGCATGATCGCGACATTACCGTCTATCGCATTCCGTCGTTTCTGGCGGTGACGTTGGCAGTCCTCGCGCTGTTTTGGCTGGCGCGCGGATTGGTTGGAGCGGAGACCGCGCTGATTGCGTCGGCGCTGTTTGCGGTTGCGCCGTTGACGGTGCTCGTCTCGCAACTTGCCATTGCCGAGGGGCTGTCGCTGTTACCTGCGACGGTGGCGATGCTGGCGCTCGCGCGCATTTATACCAATGAGGAAGAGCCGATCGGAACGGCGCTGCTGTTCTGGGTCGCGGTCGGTATCGGTATTCTCATTAATGCGCTTCTGGTTCCGATCCTTGTTCTGGCGACGCTGATCGCGCTTTACGTTTTTGATCGCGAACTATCTTGGCTGAAGCGGTTACGCCCGGTCCTTGGCGTGCCGATAGCGCTGGTGCTCGGCGCGCCCTGGTTGTTGGTGCGTGCGCATCAGGACGGCGTGGCGTTTTCGGGTCTGAGCTGGAGGGAGTTTCTTGCCGCGCTCGGCGGTGCGCAGGACATGAAGCTTCGCGCTTTTCCCGGCACGTTTGTTCTGGCGCTGTTGCTTGGTTTCATCCCTGGAACGATGCTGCTCGGTACCGCCGTCAAACGGTTCTGGGCCGAACGCGAGCAACAGCGATTGCCGCGTTTCCTGCTCGCCTGGGTCATCGGATACCTGATTTATCTCGAAGCGCTGTCATCGAAGCCCGGCACCTACATGGTGCAGACGATGTTTCCGGCACTGGCGCTCGCTGTGGCGATGGTCGTGACGAGTGAGCGGGGCGACGGCAAGCAGCCCGAATGGAGCGGCTTCTGGATCTGGCCGACCGCGCTCGCGGCGCTGCCGTTGGCGATTTTCGCAGCTATCTATGCCTTCGTCGGCGAGCTGCCGGGCCTTGTCGCCATGGTCCTTATCGCCATCATCGCGTCGCTCTTCATCTGGACCGGCCAGCTTGGCCGTGAGGGGCATTTGCGGCGCTGGGCCGCGGTGGGCGTTTCCGCGCTCGGACTGTTCGGAGTGACGCTGCTGGGCGTCGTGCTGCCCAGCATCGACAGGATCTGGCCGGCGCAGATGATCGCGACGGCCATTGCCGCCTGTCCGAAGCAGGATGCGGTCATGATCGGGTATCGCGAACCGTCGGGCCGGTTTCTTCTCGACATTCCGCCCGACCGGCAAACGCCGGATGCATTGGCTGAGCGTTTTGCAGCCAATACACCGACGTTGTCGATTGTCGAAGACCGGTGGGCGAAACGGACGAACTGGGCGCTTCAGTCAAAATCGCAAGAACGCCTGGCGCAGCCCACGGGATGTGTTTCGGCTTACAACGTGATGCGCGGCTGCCCGCTCTATTTTCGCATTTATTCGCCTAACCCCGCGGAACCCTGCACCATGCCGGCGGCGTTTTCCTGTTCCGAGAAGACGGCGCCTATCGGCTTCGAGAAATCAGGCGACTGCGACTGA
- a CDS encoding TlpA disulfide reductase family protein, which yields MFNPERPPEIVAQRWLNSDSKRTLKAEKGKVIVVAVWQLVCPGSQKFGLPQAMRLRGAFEENEVAVFGLHMPFERLDEQTPEKVEAYLNENGITIPVALDKPNGDGLPETMKAYELQGTPALLLFDRQGRLRRHYLGAVDDFRLGAEVMALLIEDKDSPREMSIALERKLAAALVDPEAHHHHEHGDECGCGHDHSHDHGHDHDHHHHGHDHDHDHGVAHGLPGHVHGPDCKH from the coding sequence ATGTTCAACCCGGAACGCCCACCCGAGATTGTCGCCCAGCGTTGGCTGAACTCGGATTCAAAGCGCACGTTGAAAGCCGAGAAGGGCAAAGTCATCGTCGTTGCCGTTTGGCAGCTCGTCTGTCCGGGCTCGCAGAAATTCGGCCTGCCGCAGGCGATGCGCCTGCGCGGAGCGTTCGAAGAGAACGAAGTGGCGGTCTTTGGACTTCACATGCCGTTCGAGCGGCTCGACGAGCAGACGCCGGAGAAGGTCGAAGCCTATCTGAACGAGAACGGCATCACCATTCCGGTTGCGCTCGACAAGCCGAACGGCGACGGTTTGCCGGAGACGATGAAGGCCTATGAACTGCAAGGCACGCCTGCGCTGCTGCTGTTCGATCGGCAGGGGCGCCTGCGCCGGCACTATCTCGGTGCGGTCGATGATTTTCGCCTTGGCGCCGAAGTGATGGCGCTGTTGATCGAGGATAAGGACAGCCCGCGCGAGATGTCGATTGCACTCGAGCGCAAGCTTGCGGCGGCGCTCGTCGATCCGGAAGCGCATCACCATCATGAGCATGGCGACGAATGTGGCTGCGGACACGATCATAGCCACGACCATGGACATGACCATGATCACCATCATCACGGGCATGATCACGACCACGATCATGGCGTTGCGCACGGGCTTCCTGGCCATGTGCATGGCCCGGATTGCAAGCACTGA
- a CDS encoding formate/nitrite transporter family protein — MAAKPPKDEVETAQEEKPSKSNDPSPGSGLSRKEKQQVREGVRHRPAVVYEIIRVQGEIELRRPVSALWWSGVAAGISIGFSFLTEAAIAAHLPAGGSSEVIAKLGYAVGFLIVILGHQQLFTENVLTAVLPIMARKQLHWVLRMVRLWGIVLAANIVGCLIFAMAMAFLPIVPAAVATAMSEIVGRVMANTPGEMFAKGIGAGWIIAALVWILSSTEHVEFLIITLLTYLIALFGFTHIVAGSAEAIYGVLTGTTTLENAVFRFFMPTLAGNVFGGTVLFSVLSYAQVREEIYADPDGK, encoded by the coding sequence ATGGCAGCTAAACCTCCGAAAGACGAGGTGGAGACCGCGCAGGAGGAAAAACCCTCCAAATCGAACGATCCGTCGCCGGGCTCCGGACTTAGCCGCAAGGAGAAGCAGCAGGTCCGCGAAGGCGTGCGCCATCGCCCGGCGGTCGTCTATGAGATCATCCGCGTGCAGGGCGAGATCGAGCTTCGGCGGCCGGTTTCGGCGCTGTGGTGGTCGGGCGTGGCCGCGGGCATTTCGATCGGCTTTTCGTTTCTGACGGAAGCGGCGATTGCCGCGCATCTGCCCGCAGGTGGATCGAGCGAGGTTATTGCCAAGCTCGGATATGCCGTCGGCTTCCTGATTGTCATTCTCGGGCATCAACAGCTTTTTACCGAAAACGTGCTGACGGCCGTTCTGCCGATCATGGCGCGCAAGCAGCTGCACTGGGTTTTGCGGATGGTGCGCCTGTGGGGCATCGTGCTCGCGGCGAACATCGTCGGCTGTTTGATCTTCGCGATGGCGATGGCCTTCCTGCCGATCGTGCCGGCCGCCGTCGCGACGGCGATGAGCGAGATCGTCGGCAGGGTCATGGCCAATACACCTGGCGAGATGTTCGCCAAGGGCATCGGCGCGGGGTGGATCATCGCGGCGCTCGTCTGGATCTTGTCATCGACGGAGCACGTCGAGTTTCTGATCATCACTCTGCTGACGTATCTAATCGCGCTGTTCGGCTTTACGCACATTGTCGCCGGAAGCGCGGAAGCGATCTACGGCGTGCTGACGGGCACCACGACGCTTGAGAATGCGGTGTTCCGTTTCTTCATGCCGACGCTGGCAGGCAATGTTTTTGGCGGTACCGTTCTGTTTTCGGTGCTGAGCTACGCGCAGGTTCGCGAGGAAATCTACGCCGATCCGGACGGGAAATAG